The following coding sequences lie in one Chlamydiota bacterium genomic window:
- a CDS encoding LapA family protein — MKKIKIVSLLTLCVFFIIFVFQNSTVIRTKFLIFEWDMPKALLICLSLLVGVILGLFASMRK, encoded by the coding sequence ATGAAAAAAATCAAAATTGTTTCTCTACTAACACTCTGTGTTTTTTTTATCATTTTTGTTTTTCAGAATTCTACGGTGATTCGGACAAAGTTTCTTATTTTTGAATGGGATATGCCCAAGGCGCTTTTGATTTGTCTCTCCCTTTTGGTGGGAGTCATTTTGGGACTTTTTGCTTCGATGAGAAAATAA